One genomic region from Cardiocondyla obscurior isolate alpha-2009 linkage group LG01, Cobs3.1, whole genome shotgun sequence encodes:
- the Bsk gene encoding stress-activated protein kinase JNK isoform X2 produces MATNATESSNVRSGYRRHVFGDTELCIPERYVDVVPRGVGAQGIVCAAYDTVTAQNVAIKKLSRPFQNVTHAKRAYREFKLMKLVNHKNIIGLLNAFTPQRSLDEFQDVYLVMELMDANLCQVIQMDLDHERMSYLLYQMLCGIKHLHSAGIIHRDLKPSNIVVKSDCTLKILDFGLARTAGTTFMMTPYVVTRYYRAPEVILGMGYKENVDIWSVGCIMGEMIRGGVLFPGTDHIDQWNKIIEQLGTPAQEFMQRLQPTVRNYVENRPRYPGYPFERLFPDVLFPSDSSEHNRLKASQARDLLSRMLVIDPERRISVDEALLHNYINVWYDEGEVNAPAPGPYDHSVDEREHTVDQWKELIYQEVMEYETSHNPAAVPQSSESAGSR; encoded by the exons ATGGCGACGAACGCAACGGAATCGAGCAACGTTCGGAGCGGCTATCGTCGTCACGTTTTCGGCGACACCGAGCTTTGCATACCCGAGAGATACGTCGACGTCGTACCGCGTGGCGTCGGCGCTCAGGGTATCGTCTG CGCGGCGTACGATACCGTCACCGCACAAAATGTGGCGATCAAGAAGCTATCTAGACCTTTTCAAAACGTGACGCACGCAAAGAGGGCCTATAGAGAGTTCAAACTCATGAAGCTGGTGAATCATAAAAAC ATAATCGGTCTGTTGAACGCGTTCACGCCGCAACGGTCGCTGGACGAGTTTCAAGACGTCTATCTGGTGATGGAGCTGATGGACGCGAACCTATGTCAGGTGATTCAGATGGATCTGGATCACGAGCGCATGTCGTACCTTCTCTACCAGATGCTGTGCGGTATCAAGCACTTGCACTCCGCTGGCATTATCCACAGG GATTTAAAGCCAAGCAACATCGTCGTGAAATCCGACTGCACGTTGAAGATTCTCGACTTCGGTTTGGCGAGGACCGCGGGTACCACATTTATGATGACGCCCTATGTCGTTACTCGATATTATCGGGCGCCGGAG GTGATCTTGGGCATGGGGTATAAAGAGAACGTGGACATTTGGTCGGTGGGATGTATCATGGGCGAGATGATACGTGGCGGTGTATTATTTCCCGGCACGGATCACATCGACCAGTGGAACAAAATAATCG AACAACTTGGCACACCGGCGCAGGAATTCATGCAACGATTGCAGCCGACTGTTAGAAATTACGTGGAGAACAGGCCGCGATATCCAGGCTATCCCTTCGAGAGGCTATTTCCGGATGTCCTATTCCCCTCGGACTCTTCGGAGCACAATAGATTAAAAG CGAGCCAAGCTAGGGATCTATTGTCGCGCATGCTCGTGATCGACCCGGAGCGACGCATTTCCGTGGACGAGGCGTTGCTGCACAATTACATAAACGTCTGGTACGACGAAGGGGAAGTCAATGCT cctGCACCTGGCCCGTACGACCACAGCGTGGACGAAAGAGAACACACGGTGGATCAGTGGAAGGAGCTGATCTACCAAGAGGTGATGGAATACGAGACAAGCCACAATCCCGCGGCAGTCCCTCAGTCATCAGAGAGTGCCGGGAGCCGGTAG
- the Bsk gene encoding stress-activated protein kinase JNK isoform X1: MPYLGPDMTTRLSAMFYTVEVGDTKFTILKRYQNLKPIGSGAQGIVCAAYDTVTAQNVAIKKLSRPFQNVTHAKRAYREFKLMKLVNHKNIIGLLNAFTPQRSLDEFQDVYLVMELMDANLCQVIQMDLDHERMSYLLYQMLCGIKHLHSAGIIHRDLKPSNIVVKSDCTLKILDFGLARTAGTTFMMTPYVVTRYYRAPEVILGMGYKENVDIWSVGCIMGEMIRGGVLFPGTDHIDQWNKIIEQLGTPAQEFMQRLQPTVRNYVENRPRYPGYPFERLFPDVLFPSDSSEHNRLKASQARDLLSRMLVIDPERRISVDEALLHNYINVWYDEGEVNAPAPGPYDHSVDEREHTVDQWKELIYQEVMEYETSHNPAAVPQSSESAGSR; the protein is encoded by the exons ATGCCTTACCTGGGGCCTGACATGACAACCCGGCTGTCCGCCATGTTTTACACGGTCGAAGTCGGGGACACCAAGTTCACCATCCTGAAGCGCTACCAAAATCTCAAGCCTATCGGATCGGGCGCGCAGGGAATAGTCTG CGCGGCGTACGATACCGTCACCGCACAAAATGTGGCGATCAAGAAGCTATCTAGACCTTTTCAAAACGTGACGCACGCAAAGAGGGCCTATAGAGAGTTCAAACTCATGAAGCTGGTGAATCATAAAAAC ATAATCGGTCTGTTGAACGCGTTCACGCCGCAACGGTCGCTGGACGAGTTTCAAGACGTCTATCTGGTGATGGAGCTGATGGACGCGAACCTATGTCAGGTGATTCAGATGGATCTGGATCACGAGCGCATGTCGTACCTTCTCTACCAGATGCTGTGCGGTATCAAGCACTTGCACTCCGCTGGCATTATCCACAGG GATTTAAAGCCAAGCAACATCGTCGTGAAATCCGACTGCACGTTGAAGATTCTCGACTTCGGTTTGGCGAGGACCGCGGGTACCACATTTATGATGACGCCCTATGTCGTTACTCGATATTATCGGGCGCCGGAG GTGATCTTGGGCATGGGGTATAAAGAGAACGTGGACATTTGGTCGGTGGGATGTATCATGGGCGAGATGATACGTGGCGGTGTATTATTTCCCGGCACGGATCACATCGACCAGTGGAACAAAATAATCG AACAACTTGGCACACCGGCGCAGGAATTCATGCAACGATTGCAGCCGACTGTTAGAAATTACGTGGAGAACAGGCCGCGATATCCAGGCTATCCCTTCGAGAGGCTATTTCCGGATGTCCTATTCCCCTCGGACTCTTCGGAGCACAATAGATTAAAAG CGAGCCAAGCTAGGGATCTATTGTCGCGCATGCTCGTGATCGACCCGGAGCGACGCATTTCCGTGGACGAGGCGTTGCTGCACAATTACATAAACGTCTGGTACGACGAAGGGGAAGTCAATGCT cctGCACCTGGCCCGTACGACCACAGCGTGGACGAAAGAGAACACACGGTGGATCAGTGGAAGGAGCTGATCTACCAAGAGGTGATGGAATACGAGACAAGCCACAATCCCGCGGCAGTCCCTCAGTCATCAGAGAGTGCCGGGAGCCGGTAG